In Papaver somniferum cultivar HN1 chromosome 1, ASM357369v1, whole genome shotgun sequence, a genomic segment contains:
- the LOC113349427 gene encoding cyclin-B2-2-like produces the protein MKTDRRLDERNFADPSTLIQFDVNSSCVSPNYMVKQSDINEKMRVILVDWLIEVHYKFELMDETLFLMVNIIDIFLSHQTVERKKLQLVGITAMLLACKYEEVSVPVVDDLILIYDKGYTRNQVLAMKSIVNTLQFNISVPTSYVFMKRFLKTAQYDKKLELLSFFLIELSLVDHDMLRLPPSLLAAAAIHTAQFTLNRTRHWSKTTQWHSYYSEDQLQMVAGGSGLGTVMEWNTKTPL, from the exons ATGAAAACG GATCGAAGGCTAGATGAAAGGAATTTCGCAGATCCATCAACCTTAATACAATTTGATGTG AATTCTAGCTGTGTATCTCCCAACTATATGGTTAAGCAATCCGACATCAATGAGAAGATGAGGGTCATCCTAGTTGATTGGTTAATCGAG GTGCATTATAAATTTGAGCTCATGGATGAGACATTATTCCTTATGGTTAACATTATAGACATATTCTTATCCCACCAAACTGTGGAACGAAAGAAACTTCAGTTGGTCGGAATTACAGCCATGCTTTTAGCATGCAAGTATGAGGAAGTTTCAGTACCGGTTGTAGATGATCTTATTCTAATTTATGACAAGGGTTATACAAGGAATCAAGTTCTTGCTATG AAATCGATAGTAAATACATTGCAATTCAATATTTCAGTTCCAACTTCATATGTATTTATGAAAAGATTCCTTAAAACGGCTCAGTATGATAAGAAG CTTGAGCTTCTCTCCTTTTTCTTGATCGAGTTATCCTTGGTTGATCATGACATGCTTAGGTTACCACCATCTCTGTTAGCTGCTGCAGCCATCCACACTGCTCAGTTTACTCTTAACAGGACTAGACATTGGAGTAAGACCACACAGTGGCATTCATATTACTCAGAAGATCAATTACA gaTGGTTGCAGGTGGTTCTGGACTCGGAACAGTGATGGAGTGGAACACAAAGACTCCCTTGTAG